The following proteins come from a genomic window of Candidatus Methylomirabilis lanthanidiphila:
- a CDS encoding UDP-phosphate glucose phosphotransferase, which yields MAKRPLDIVLALIGLSLAWPVLLLIALLIKLDSRGPVLFRQERIGRAGKPFRLLKFRSMVDNAYALGPRLTQKRDPRITRIGQILRWLKLDELPQLINVLKGDMSFIGPRPEDPHFVSLYTEEERAVLSVRPGIVGPSQIKGRDELELYPEGVDTEQYYTEHILPAKLQTDLEYVRRASLWCDLQLLMAGIAATVLGSFKSKYVRLNRRKISFLGLDIALSLSAYLLAFGLVFDWTITSHAIPYLTLVCISIVLFRPLCFMYCGLYQNILKYLGTTEFTAVIKAVTLGSVLISANLFLFGFASHSRAVLATDWMLLVIALFGYRLYLKARAELASHPRIPTVIAGVTNMGEELARELIRNPSLPYMPVAFLDNDPHKWGALIHGVRVKGGIKDLAQVARLTGARMVLIPYPNMSTNGDLRDMIHQCRQQRLDYRAIPALDHLLNGSFRLPEDPAAHTGDLEPAQHKATSDKQEPGGAETRAAFPKGPPVILVTGGAGYVGSWLVRKLLERNYRVRILDSLLYGDRGLRDLADHSHVEVIEGDIRHLWTMARAIKGVSGVIALAAFVGDAACDLDPEETIATNYESVRLLADVCRRQGVRRVVFASSCSVYGANSALVLNEGSWLNPVSLYARTRIQAEEVLLRHAESFEVVILRLATVFGLSPRMRFDLLVNTLTLNAVINRRIQLFGGEQWRPNLHVCDAADAFILGLEAPAEKVQKGIFNVGSNESNYTIAQIAELVKQHVGQVKVEIKADQADQRNYRVGFDKIRYVLGFQPQFTVEDGIKEIAQALAGGLIRDPAADIYHNYRCLTKRRPSQAVGMLRPMLAGTAAT from the coding sequence GTGGCTAAGCGTCCACTGGACATTGTCCTGGCCCTCATCGGACTTTCGCTGGCTTGGCCAGTCTTGCTGCTGATTGCCCTGCTCATCAAGCTGGATTCCCGAGGTCCGGTCTTGTTCCGACAGGAGCGCATTGGGCGGGCGGGAAAGCCGTTTCGGCTTCTCAAATTCCGCAGTATGGTCGACAACGCCTACGCTCTGGGCCCCCGACTTACCCAGAAGCGCGACCCTCGGATTACGCGGATCGGCCAAATCCTTCGTTGGCTCAAGCTGGATGAGCTCCCGCAGCTCATCAATGTCCTGAAGGGCGATATGAGTTTTATAGGCCCGCGTCCGGAAGATCCCCACTTTGTCTCGTTGTATACCGAAGAGGAGCGGGCGGTGCTTTCGGTGCGGCCCGGTATCGTGGGTCCCAGTCAGATCAAAGGGCGGGATGAGCTGGAGCTGTACCCTGAAGGAGTGGATACGGAACAATATTATACCGAGCACATCCTTCCGGCGAAGCTCCAGACCGACTTGGAGTATGTGCGTCGCGCGAGTCTCTGGTGCGACCTGCAGTTGCTGATGGCAGGCATTGCCGCGACGGTCCTTGGTTCTTTTAAGTCCAAATATGTTCGTCTGAATCGAAGAAAGATCTCTTTTCTCGGTCTCGACATTGCGCTGAGTCTCAGCGCATATCTGCTGGCTTTCGGTCTCGTGTTCGATTGGACGATTACCTCCCACGCCATTCCATACTTGACCCTGGTGTGCATCTCGATCGTGCTCTTCCGACCTCTCTGCTTTATGTATTGTGGACTCTACCAGAACATTCTCAAATATCTGGGGACAACCGAGTTTACGGCCGTTATCAAAGCCGTGACGCTTGGCTCGGTCCTGATCAGCGCGAATCTGTTCCTTTTCGGCTTCGCTTCGCACTCCAGGGCTGTTCTCGCCACCGATTGGATGTTGTTGGTGATCGCCCTGTTCGGCTATCGACTCTATCTGAAGGCAAGGGCCGAACTTGCGTCGCATCCCAGAATCCCAACAGTGATCGCGGGAGTCACCAACATGGGTGAGGAGTTGGCCAGAGAGCTGATCCGGAATCCTTCTCTCCCATACATGCCCGTTGCCTTTCTGGATAATGACCCGCACAAGTGGGGCGCCCTCATCCATGGCGTTCGGGTCAAGGGGGGGATCAAGGATCTTGCCCAGGTCGCCCGACTGACGGGGGCTCGGATGGTCCTCATTCCTTATCCCAATATGTCCACGAATGGGGACCTGCGCGACATGATTCATCAGTGCCGTCAACAGCGTCTTGACTATCGTGCCATCCCGGCGCTCGATCATTTGCTGAACGGATCGTTCCGGCTTCCCGAGGACCCGGCGGCGCATACAGGAGATCTCGAACCGGCTCAGCACAAAGCTACCAGTGATAAGCAAGAGCCAGGCGGCGCAGAAACACGCGCGGCTTTCCCGAAAGGACCACCTGTAATTCTGGTGACGGGGGGGGCCGGCTACGTTGGGTCTTGGTTGGTCCGAAAGCTCCTGGAACGCAACTACCGCGTCCGTATCCTCGACAGCTTGCTGTATGGAGACCGCGGGCTCCGTGATCTCGCCGACCATTCGCATGTGGAGGTCATAGAGGGGGACATCCGACATCTGTGGACGATGGCTCGCGCGATCAAAGGCGTCAGCGGGGTGATCGCATTGGCGGCCTTCGTGGGAGATGCTGCCTGTGATCTGGACCCTGAAGAGACGATTGCCACCAACTACGAATCGGTCAGACTACTGGCCGATGTATGCCGCCGGCAAGGTGTCCGGCGAGTCGTCTTCGCGTCATCGTGCAGCGTGTACGGGGCCAACTCCGCCCTGGTCCTCAACGAAGGCTCCTGGCTCAATCCTGTCTCGCTGTATGCGCGGACCCGCATCCAGGCTGAGGAGGTGCTCCTCCGGCACGCGGAGTCTTTCGAGGTCGTCATCCTCCGACTGGCCACGGTCTTCGGCCTCTCGCCGAGAATGCGGTTTGACCTCCTGGTGAACACGCTGACGCTCAACGCCGTGATCAACCGGAGGATACAGCTCTTCGGGGGCGAACAGTGGCGTCCCAACCTCCATGTGTGTGATGCCGCTGATGCCTTCATCCTTGGCCTTGAGGCGCCGGCCGAGAAGGTTCAGAAGGGGATCTTCAATGTCGGCTCTAACGAGAGCAACTACACCATCGCTCAGATCGCCGAGCTGGTGAAGCAACACGTGGGACAGGTGAAGGTGGAAATCAAAGCAGATCAGGCCGATCAACGGAATTATCGGGTGGGATTTGACAAGATTCGGTACGTCCTTGGCTTTCAACCGCAGTTTACGGTGGAGGACGGGATCAAGGAGATTGCACAGGCTCTGGCGGGCGGCCTGATCCGAGATCCTGCTGCCGACATCTATCACAATTACCGATGTTTGACCAAGCGCCGCCCGTCGCAGGCTGTGGGAATGCTACGGCCTATGCTGGCTGGGACTGCGGCCACGTGA
- a CDS encoding diaminopimelate decarboxylase has product MAHTLFPTDRAEIGHAGQLIFDGIDLSRVAQEYETPCYLISENILRSNYRRFMAAFEGVPGFKTYYSVKTNYESRVLQCLRDLGSGAEVSGALELLAARRGRFRPEDVVFDGPCKHEEELRQAIDLGIHLINVESELELQVIDRLAREKGRIIPVGIRIDPIVKNPSYSTLIATYKQKFGFPIDRCDPVFELANRCKNVQVVGLHAHIGSQILSPDLYVKNLNALFELAARLTKNGLKIWEINIGGGFPAQSIRHLRVSRRMKGARLLERVNLLESKTPEIDEFGRSVQEGYRAACLQWNIKPTLAAEPGRSLVSNTCVIIGKVRVIKDRWVFTDISINDVPENLFFSEFRVFFPNKMREGRTRKAHLSGPTLATNDVILFEADVPELEPGDPIAIFDTGAYSISRANQFTRPRSAVYFVRSDGRMEVIRRRERPEDVMRMQVWNQQEDSNEFVERFAVAGSSVRNRALE; this is encoded by the coding sequence ATGGCACACACGCTCTTTCCAACCGACAGGGCCGAGATCGGCCACGCAGGGCAGCTCATCTTTGATGGGATCGATCTGAGTCGAGTAGCTCAGGAGTATGAGACCCCGTGCTATCTCATTTCGGAAAACATCCTTCGGTCCAACTATCGGAGGTTCATGGCAGCGTTTGAGGGGGTGCCCGGCTTCAAAACGTATTATTCGGTAAAGACCAACTACGAGAGCCGGGTCCTGCAGTGCTTGCGTGATCTTGGCTCCGGGGCCGAGGTGTCGGGAGCGCTCGAACTGTTAGCCGCTCGCAGGGGGAGGTTCCGACCGGAGGACGTGGTATTCGATGGTCCCTGTAAACACGAGGAAGAGCTTCGGCAGGCCATTGATCTTGGGATTCACCTTATCAATGTGGAGTCCGAGCTTGAGCTGCAGGTCATTGACCGGCTGGCGCGCGAAAAGGGACGTATCATCCCCGTAGGGATCCGCATCGATCCGATCGTCAAGAACCCCTCCTATAGCACACTTATCGCGACCTACAAGCAGAAGTTCGGATTTCCCATCGATCGCTGTGATCCCGTGTTCGAGCTGGCGAATCGGTGTAAAAACGTTCAGGTGGTCGGCCTGCACGCCCATATCGGCTCGCAAATCTTGTCTCCCGATCTGTATGTGAAGAATCTGAATGCCCTGTTTGAGTTGGCCGCCCGCCTCACGAAGAACGGCTTGAAGATTTGGGAGATCAATATCGGAGGGGGATTCCCAGCCCAAAGTATCCGACATCTCCGGGTGTCGAGACGGATGAAAGGCGCGCGGCTTCTTGAGCGAGTCAATCTTCTCGAGTCGAAAACGCCTGAGATTGACGAGTTTGGGAGAAGTGTCCAGGAAGGATATCGAGCGGCGTGTCTGCAGTGGAATATCAAGCCGACTCTGGCAGCCGAGCCGGGTCGCAGTCTCGTAAGCAACACCTGCGTCATCATCGGGAAGGTACGGGTGATCAAGGATCGCTGGGTGTTTACCGACATCAGCATCAATGACGTTCCGGAAAATCTCTTCTTTTCGGAGTTCAGGGTCTTCTTCCCCAACAAAATGCGGGAGGGTCGGACAAGAAAGGCCCACCTCAGCGGTCCAACGCTCGCGACGAATGACGTCATCTTATTCGAGGCCGATGTTCCTGAGCTTGAGCCCGGAGATCCTATTGCCATTTTCGATACAGGCGCCTATTCAATCAGCCGCGCCAACCAGTTCACCCGGCCAAGAAGTGCGGTCTACTTCGTGAGGTCTGACGGCAGGATGGAGGTCATTCGCCGCCGGGAGCGGCCAGAGGATGTTATGAGAATGCAGGTATGGAATCAGCAGGAGGATAGCAATGAGTTCGTGGAAAGGTTTGCTGTTGCGGGGTCTTCGGTACGGAATCGAGCGTTGGAATGA
- a CDS encoding Glycosyl transferase family 2 yields the protein MTDITVHCLVRNEERFVRQAIVSVLPLAQRVLVYDTGSTDATLNIVDSIQSDKIEIVRKRASSSRELSEYRNEMIERTMTEWFMLVDGDEIYPTRAISRIVDEMRAVPPTVHRINLDRRDFVGSFNFILPVYRIGRIFRTSRIRIRTDKPLRNRPWVEPPYLRDDPSAPLDQCTIQLPGDIFFFHCQYLARSSRDNDLGALRRWRKPRFLARPYFGPWPEALEVKGIAPWMTPKLFCTWSWLNTKILWARGVDSAWKPTGA from the coding sequence ATGACAGACATCACCGTTCACTGCCTGGTCCGGAACGAGGAGCGATTCGTCCGGCAGGCCATTGTGTCGGTTCTGCCGCTCGCCCAGCGTGTCCTGGTGTACGACACTGGATCGACAGACGCCACCCTGAATATTGTCGACTCAATCCAGAGCGACAAGATCGAGATCGTCCGAAAGAGGGCTTCAAGCTCGAGAGAGCTTAGCGAGTACCGAAACGAGATGATCGAACGGACAATGACGGAATGGTTCATGCTGGTCGATGGCGACGAGATTTATCCGACCCGTGCGATCTCAAGAATCGTGGACGAGATGCGGGCGGTTCCGCCAACCGTCCACCGGATTAATCTCGATCGGAGGGACTTTGTGGGGTCGTTCAACTTCATCCTCCCCGTTTACCGGATAGGACGGATCTTTCGCACGAGCCGGATTCGAATCAGGACTGATAAGCCGCTTCGAAACCGGCCATGGGTTGAGCCGCCCTATCTGCGGGATGATCCATCTGCTCCACTTGATCAATGCACAATACAGTTGCCTGGGGATATCTTCTTCTTCCACTGCCAGTACCTCGCTCGATCCTCACGGGACAACGACCTTGGAGCGCTCCGGAGGTGGCGGAAGCCGCGATTCCTCGCGCGTCCATACTTCGGGCCATGGCCGGAGGCCCTTGAGGTGAAAGGCATCGCCCCCTGGATGACGCCCAAACTCTTTTGCACCTGGAGCTGGCTGAACACGAAAATCCTCTGGGCACGGGGCGTCGACTCGGCATGGAAACCAACCGGAGCATAG
- the ubiG_3 gene encoding Ubiquinone biosynthesis O-methyltransferase, whose amino-acid sequence MEPSIADLTDHTYWEGVWRRKESRSWADLRWVQHRYNWFAWDHLLRARLRPQKGGRFLEVGCAGGKWLIYFHKTFGYAVTGCDYSKAGCAMARKTLEAAGIDGTILQQDLFALTGEFDVIYSHGLIEHFNDPKSLLRKFVTLLSDSSGTLISVVPNLTGLSGFYNRLLKPETFTTHRVITLDELRGWYEEIGLHNIEGGALGSFVPFMFPRDKIRREHPYLYRLFWGACLGPLTWAANRLCMLLFRRVGVRFESPRFSPYLYAIGDRGG is encoded by the coding sequence ATGGAGCCGAGCATCGCGGACCTGACCGATCACACTTACTGGGAAGGTGTCTGGAGGCGCAAGGAGTCGCGCTCCTGGGCGGACCTGAGATGGGTGCAACACCGATACAATTGGTTCGCGTGGGATCACCTCCTCCGGGCCCGGCTCAGGCCACAAAAGGGAGGACGGTTTCTGGAGGTCGGCTGTGCGGGAGGAAAGTGGCTCATCTACTTTCACAAGACCTTTGGGTACGCCGTAACCGGATGCGATTACTCCAAGGCCGGGTGTGCGATGGCCAGGAAAACTCTTGAAGCTGCCGGCATCGACGGGACGATTCTCCAGCAGGATCTGTTTGCCTTGACGGGGGAGTTCGATGTGATCTATTCGCATGGTCTCATTGAGCATTTCAACGATCCCAAGAGTCTCTTGCGGAAGTTCGTGACGTTGCTGAGCGATTCGAGCGGGACGCTCATCTCCGTTGTGCCGAATCTCACTGGTCTCAGCGGCTTCTATAACCGGCTCCTGAAGCCGGAGACTTTCACGACCCACAGGGTCATTACCCTGGACGAACTCCGGGGCTGGTACGAGGAGATCGGACTCCACAACATCGAGGGCGGGGCCCTGGGCTCTTTCGTGCCTTTCATGTTCCCTCGCGACAAGATTCGAAGGGAACATCCCTACCTCTACCGCCTCTTTTGGGGCGCGTGTCTGGGCCCGCTCACCTGGGCGGCTAACCGGTTGTGCATGTTGCTCTTCAGGCGCGTTGGCGTTCGATTCGAAAGTCCGCGCTTCTCTCCGTATCTGTACGCGATCGGGGATCGGGGAGGGTAG